AGCGACGTGCTGCTGTGGGCGCGCGGTGTCGCGCTCAAGTCCGGGTTGAAGGTGCAGATCACCGAGCCCGACGTCTCCCCGCTCCAGATCCAGGGCCCCAAGGCCAAGGCGGTGGTGCAGACCCTGTTCGGCGACGGGGTGCTGAAGCTGGGCTACTACTGGTTCATGGAGACCGCGCTGGACGGCATTCCCGTGGTGGTGACCCGCACCGGGTGGACGGGGGAAGTGGGCTACGAGATCTACCTGCGCGACGGCAGCCGCGGCGACGATCTCTGGGAGCGGGTCATGGCGGCGGGGAAGCCGCACGACATCCGGCCCACCGGCCCTTCCGACATCCGCCGCATCGAGGCCGGAATCCTCAACTGGGGCGCGGACATGACGCTGGAGAACAACGTCTACGAGCTCGGCCTCGAGCGGTTGGTGGACGAGAACAAGTCGGGCGACTACATCGGCCGGGACGCCTTGCGCCGCATCAAGGCCGATGGCGTGGCGCGCCAGCTCGTCGGCGTGGAGATCGGCGGCGATCCGATCGAGTTCAACACCACCAAGTGGCCGGTGCGGGCGGGCGGCGCGGTGGTCGGGCACATCACGTCGGCGGTCCACTCACCTCGGCTCAAACGGAACATCGCCTACGCCTGGGTTCCGGTGGCGCACGCGGCGCTGGGCACGCGCCTGGCGGTAGCGGCGCCCGGTGGCGAGCGCCCGGCCACGGTGGTGGCGAAGCCGTTCGTGGATCCGGAGAAGGCCATCCCCAAGAGCTGAGACCTCGCTATTTTGAGTCTGGGATTCCCCATCAGGGTGGGTAGCGGTGGCTGACGAGAAACGGCGTCCGCGCTTCAAGAACGCGTGGGCCGAAGCGCGCGTGATCATCTGGCGTCACCGTCGCCGGCTCGGCGTCGGGCTCGCGCTC
The nucleotide sequence above comes from Gemmatimonadales bacterium. Encoded proteins:
- a CDS encoding glycine cleavage T C-terminal barrel domain-containing protein, coding for MRTPFDMSLIQRGARLRRTPFFEATQRHGAKAYTVYNHMLFPICFDDLEAEYWHLINHVTLWDVSVERQVEITGPDAFAFTDMLTPRDLSRCAVGQGKYVVITAEDGGIINDPVLLRLGENHFWLALADSDVLLWARGVALKSGLKVQITEPDVSPLQIQGPKAKAVVQTLFGDGVLKLGYYWFMETALDGIPVVVTRTGWTGEVGYEIYLRDGSRGDDLWERVMAAGKPHDIRPTGPSDIRRIEAGILNWGADMTLENNVYELGLERLVDENKSGDYIGRDALRRIKADGVARQLVGVEIGGDPIEFNTTKWPVRAGGAVVGHITSAVHSPRLKRNIAYAWVPVAHAALGTRLAVAAPGGERPATVVAKPFVDPEKAIPKS